In Apium graveolens cultivar Ventura chromosome 10, ASM990537v1, whole genome shotgun sequence, the following are encoded in one genomic region:
- the LOC141690645 gene encoding uncharacterized protein LOC141690645 yields the protein MQLEKEKLLAKSRSKRTRRDPTSELISDDEEEEKRKDLKDMIYKLQRKMDRDSGVEIGETLTPFSHSLEETINKVSSLDVREALSILRRNLDPEHNERYIVELINNEPQSLAAAYSMAARFIKETDMLQESKSDPGPVKQPREPKQEPDWTHLNMTREEILKEVKDKPLYYPPKPMQTPPESRPYNRQCDYHEIHGHKTKNCLSLKYFIDDQVKKGNMNKYLVRDNNNRGKAEKRGKNVVNVVLGGSHSPPRSPDVGEEVLSIQSLPDLVISFSSKDYEGLNPHHNAALVVTLDIFDNEVRRMLIDNGSSVNILFKHTMDRMHLGNVRSNKCREDPLYGFGHNLVPIQGTLYLPVIFGTTPNQVTHVIKFYVINAPSSYNGIIGSSRLFSPRLPCMSDMYLALLFPRAAADK from the exons ATGCAGCTAGAAAAAGAGAAGCTACTGGCCAAGTCCAGGAGCAAGAGAACCCGGAGAGACCCTACGTCGgagctgatttctgatgatgaagaagaagaaaagcgGAAGGACCTGAAAGATATGATATATAAATTGCAAAGAAAGATGGACAGAGACTCAGGAGTAGAAATTGGAGAAACACTAACTCCTTTCAGCCACTCCTTAGAG GAAACAATCAACAAAGTCTCAAGCTTGGATGTGAGGGAAGCTTTAAGCATTTTAAGGAGAAACTTGGACCCAGAGCACAATGAGAGATATATCGTGGAGCTAATCAATAATGAGCCGCAAAGTCTGGCAGCAGCTTACTCCATGGCTGCCAGATTTATAAAGGAAACAGATATGCTCCAG GAGTCAAAGAGCGATCCAGGACCCGTGAAGCAACCCCGGGAGCCAAAGCAGGAACCGGACTGGACTCATCTCAACATGACCCGGGAGGAAATCTTGAAGGAGGTAAAAGACAAGCCTTTATATTATCCTCCAAAGccaatgcaaactcctccggagAGCAGGCCCTACAATAGGCAATGTGATTATCATGAAATCCATGGCCACAAGACTAAAAACtgcttatcactcaagtacttcattgaTGACCAAGTGAAGAAAGGAAATATGAACAAGTACTTAGTCCGGGATAACAACAACAGAGGGAAAGCGGAAAAGAGAGGAAAGAATGTAGTCAACGTAGTCCTAGGAGGCTCCCACTCCCCACCTCGGAGCCCGGACGTCGGCGAAGAAGTGCTCTCAATCCAATCACTCCCAGAcctggtgatatccttcagcagTAAGGACTATGAAGGACTCAACCCTCATCACAATGCAGCTTTGGTTGTCACTTTGgacatctttgataatgaagtaagaagaatgctcatagataatggtTCCTCGGTGaatattctcttcaagcacaCAATGGATCGAATGCACTTAGGGAACGTCCGCTCAAACAAGTGCCGGGAGGACCCACTCTATGGGTTCGGACACAACTTGGTCCCGATTCAAGGAACTTTATATCTACCAGTCATTTTTGGAACTACTCCTAACCAAGTGACTCATGTCATCAAGTTTTATGTAATCAATGCTCCTTCGTCATACAATGGAATCATTGGCAG